A window of the Xenopus laevis strain J_2021 chromosome 9_10L, Xenopus_laevis_v10.1, whole genome shotgun sequence genome harbors these coding sequences:
- the adrm1.L gene encoding proteasomal ubiquitin receptor ADRM1-B: MSSGALFPSLVPGSRGSSSKYLVEFRAGKMSLKGSTVTPDKRKGLVYIQQTDDSLIHFCWKDRTSGSVDDDLIIFPDDCEFKRVSQCTTGRVYVLKFKAGSKRLFFWMQEPKTDKDEEHCRKVNEYLNNPPMPGALGGSGSGSHELSALGGEGGLQSLLGNMSHNQLMQLIGPTGLGGLGGLGALTGPGLASLLGSGGPTTSSSSSSSRSQSAAVTPSSTTSSTRTTSAPVAPAAAPATTPSPAVSSNDGASAATSPTQAIQLSDLQNILATMNVPATGEGGQQVDLASVLTPEIMAPILANAEVQERLMPYLPSGESLPQTADEIQNTLTSPQFQQALSMFSAALASGQLGPLMSQFGLPADAVDAANKGDIEAFAKAMQSTSSQKERESSEKKEEEEDMSLD, encoded by the exons atgtcATCTGGAGCGCTGTTTCCCAGTTTGGTCCCTGGCTCTCGGGGTTCTTCGAGCAAATACCTAGTGGAGTTTCGAGCTGGCAAAATGTCCCTAAAGGGCAGCACTGTGACGCCAGACAAAAGGAAAGGTCTTGTTTACATCCAGCAAACAGACGACTCTCTCATTCACTTTTGCTGGAAAGACAGAACGTCTGGCAGTGTAGACGAT GATCTGATCATCTTTCCAGATGACTGTGAGTTTAAGAGAGTGTCACAGTGCACCACAGGGCGTGTGTATGTGCTCAAGTTCAAGGCCGGCTCCAAGAGGCTCTTTTTCTGGATGCAG GAGCCCAAGACTGATAAAGATGAGGAACATTGCAGAAAGGTCAATGAGTATCTAAATAACCCACCCATGCCTGGTGCCCTTGGGGGTAGTGGTAGCGGTAGCCATGAGCTCTCTGCTTTGGGAG GAGAAGGTGGACTGCAAAGCCTGCTGGGAAACATGAGCCATAACCAGCTCATGCAGCTGATTGGACCCACTGGACTCGGAGGACTTG GTGGGCTTGGAGCTTTAACTGGACCAGGATTGGCCAGTCTGTTGGGCAGCGGAGGACCCACAACAAGCAGTTCTTCTTCCAG TTCtcgcagccaatcagcagctgtcactccatcatccacaacTTCATCAACACGGACAACGTCTGCTCCTGTCGCTCCAGCTGCAGCACCTGCCACAACCCCAAGCCCAGCTGTCAGCTCCAATGATGGGGCCAGTGCAGCAACTAGCCCCACCCAGGCCATTCAGCTGAGTGACCTGCAGAACATCTTGGCCACAATGAATGTCCCTGCCACAGGGGAGGGAGGACAGCAAG TGGATCTTGCCAGTGTTCTCACCCCAGAGATAATGGCTCCAATCTTGGCTAATGCTGAGGTCCAGGAGAGGCTGATGCCTTACCTTCCTTCAGGAGAATCCCTTCCTCAGACAGCAGATGAAATCCAGAACACTTTAACCTCCCCACAGTTTCAACAG GCTCTGAGTATGTTTAGTGCAGCGCTCGCATCTGGACAGCTGGGACCACTGATGAGTCAGTTTGGCTTGCCTGCAGATGCGGTGGATGCAGCCAATAAAGGAG ATATCGAAGCCTTCGCAAAAGCGATGCAGAGCACTTCCTCGCAAAAGGAGCGAGAGTCCAGCGAgaagaaagaggaggaggaggatatgAGCTTAGATTAA